A window of the Haloarcula rubripromontorii genome harbors these coding sequences:
- a CDS encoding MaoC family dehydratase yields MQFYEDISVGDVRESDGYTVSKSEIVDFGEKYDPQPFHTDEEAAKDSVFGGLVASGWQTAAICMRLNVETSEDIATQAGVGVDNLRWHLPLQPGDTLRLRTEITDKRPSDSDPSRGYLTTRHEGLNQDDELVISYEATAMIRRKTDG; encoded by the coding sequence ATGCAGTTTTACGAGGATATTTCGGTCGGTGACGTGCGAGAATCGGATGGATACACAGTGTCGAAATCTGAGATCGTGGACTTCGGCGAGAAGTACGATCCGCAACCGTTCCACACTGACGAGGAGGCAGCGAAGGACTCGGTGTTCGGTGGGCTAGTCGCGTCTGGCTGGCAGACAGCCGCAATCTGTATGCGTCTCAACGTCGAGACCAGCGAGGACATCGCAACACAGGCCGGCGTCGGTGTCGACAATCTCCGCTGGCATCTACCGCTCCAACCCGGTGATACGCTCCGATTACGAACTGAAATCACCGACAAGCGACCCTCCGACAGTGACCCAAGTCGAGGATACCTCACCACTCGTCACGAAGGGCTCAATCAGGACGACGAACTGGTTATTTCATACGAGGCGACGGCCATGATTCGCCGGAAGACCGACGGGTGA